One Candidatus Methylomirabilota bacterium DNA segment encodes these proteins:
- a CDS encoding LLM class flavin-dependent oxidoreductase — MKFTWFNLMPWPYLPDDFREQNRSVWVDIPSTLYDPRRGHHVYHEYMDQLEYAESLGFDGIGVNEHHQNGYGLMPSPNIIAAGLARRTSKAALCVIGNSIALYNPPIRVAEEFAMLDVMSGGRLVAGFPVGTSMDTNFCYGQIPSLTRDKYREAHQLIMRAWAEDEPFAFDGKYNQLRYVNCWPKPIQRPHPPIYIPGGGSIETWDFCLDHDYNYSYLSFFGYLRAKSLMDGYWSRVAVRKKDESPYRAAFAQIICVADTDQEAEDLYAEHVLYFFNRCLHVFPPFADPPGYRTINTIKYGALSQMRAEAQKILQNLTWKQIVDERFVIAGSPETVRQQLEECIKGLRVGHLFCLFHNGNMPDWKTRHSTKLFAERVMPKLRDLWPEWSHDERWWIKPMEGRLRPSALPPVGTGTAIGTRPADAPRP, encoded by the coding sequence ATGAAATTCACCTGGTTCAATCTGATGCCGTGGCCGTACCTGCCGGACGACTTCCGCGAGCAGAACCGCTCGGTGTGGGTCGACATTCCCAGCACGCTCTACGATCCCCGGCGGGGCCATCACGTGTACCACGAGTACATGGATCAGCTCGAGTACGCGGAATCGCTGGGCTTCGACGGGATTGGCGTCAACGAGCACCACCAGAACGGGTACGGGCTCATGCCGTCGCCCAACATCATCGCGGCCGGGCTGGCGCGCCGGACGTCGAAGGCCGCTCTCTGCGTCATCGGCAACTCGATCGCGCTCTACAACCCGCCCATCCGCGTGGCCGAGGAATTCGCCATGCTGGACGTGATGTCGGGCGGCCGCCTCGTCGCCGGCTTCCCGGTCGGCACCTCGATGGACACGAACTTCTGCTACGGCCAGATCCCGTCGCTCACCCGCGACAAGTACCGCGAGGCGCATCAGCTCATCATGCGGGCCTGGGCGGAGGACGAGCCCTTCGCCTTCGACGGCAAGTACAACCAGCTGCGCTACGTGAACTGCTGGCCCAAGCCCATCCAGCGCCCGCACCCGCCCATCTACATCCCCGGCGGCGGGTCCATCGAGACCTGGGACTTCTGCCTGGACCATGACTACAACTATTCCTACCTCTCTTTCTTCGGCTACTTGCGGGCGAAATCGCTGATGGACGGCTACTGGAGCCGCGTGGCCGTGCGGAAGAAGGACGAGTCGCCGTACCGGGCGGCGTTCGCCCAGATCATCTGCGTGGCCGACACCGACCAGGAAGCGGAGGACCTCTACGCGGAGCACGTCCTCTACTTCTTCAACCGGTGCCTGCACGTCTTCCCGCCCTTCGCCGACCCGCCGGGCTACCGCACCATCAACACCATCAAGTACGGCGCCCTCTCCCAGATGCGGGCGGAGGCGCAGAAGATCCTCCAGAACCTCACCTGGAAGCAGATCGTGGACGAGCGCTTCGTCATCGCGGGCAGCCCGGAGACGGTGCGGCAGCAGCTCGAGGAGTGCATCAAGGGCCTGCGCGTCGGGCATCTCTTCTGCCTCTTCCACAACGGCAACATGCCGGACTGGAAGACGCGTCACTCCACCAAGCTCTTCGCCGAGCGCGTGATGCCGAAGCTCCGCGATCTCTGGCCGGAGTGGTCGCACGACGAGCGCTGGTGGATCAAGCCCATGGAGGGCCGCCTCCGCCCGTCCGCCCTGCCGCCAGTGGGCACGGGCACCGCGATCGGGACGCGGCCCGCAGACGCCCCGCGCCCATGA
- a CDS encoding AMP-binding protein: MDFIATYAARQPDAVALIEGDRRLTWTALLERRNRLASALRGFGIGRGDNVIVYEVNSLDCMIAPAAVRSTGAVAAPMNHRLTAEEVTYILDNADAAAVLVGDAFLGIADAVRRDAAKVRHWITLGTERRPWAHALEDLVARGSPETVPEDPALGLGGSMIYTGGTTGRPKGAIRGAVDPQVTMRFLKALDLAEPHVHLAAGPLYHSAPGSFASTTLLFGGQVVVMRKFDAEEALHLIHSHRCTSTFMAPTLVKRIVDLPADVRARYDVSSMKVLVVAAAPCPMRVKEQAMQYFGPVFYEFYGSTELSVNTILRPEDVLRKPGSCGRVAPGIELAILDDQGQPVPVGEPGELYVRRYAGVFDGYYKNPGATRETQRGDWLSVGDVAYVDAEGFYYICDRKRDMIISGGVNIYPAEIEDALHRHPDVEDVAVFGVPDDEWGERVHAAVQLRTGARLSPDELIRFARAHLADYKAPREVSFHAQFPRDAAGKLIKRVLREPFWAGRATRV; the protein is encoded by the coding sequence TTGGACTTTATCGCGACCTACGCGGCCAGGCAGCCCGACGCGGTCGCCCTCATCGAGGGCGACCGGCGGCTGACCTGGACGGCGCTGCTCGAGCGCCGCAATCGCCTCGCCTCCGCGCTGCGCGGCTTCGGCATCGGCCGCGGCGACAACGTCATCGTCTACGAGGTGAACTCCCTCGACTGCATGATCGCGCCGGCCGCGGTGCGGTCCACCGGCGCGGTGGCGGCGCCCATGAACCATCGCCTCACCGCCGAGGAGGTCACCTACATCCTCGACAATGCGGACGCCGCGGCGGTCCTGGTGGGTGACGCGTTCCTCGGCATCGCGGATGCGGTGCGCCGGGACGCCGCCAAGGTCCGTCACTGGATCACCCTGGGCACGGAGCGGCGCCCCTGGGCCCATGCCCTCGAGGATCTCGTCGCCCGGGGCTCGCCCGAGACGGTGCCGGAGGATCCGGCGCTGGGACTGGGCGGCTCCATGATCTACACCGGCGGCACCACCGGCCGGCCGAAGGGAGCCATTCGCGGCGCGGTGGATCCGCAGGTGACCATGCGCTTCCTGAAGGCCCTGGATCTGGCCGAGCCTCACGTGCACCTGGCCGCGGGCCCGCTCTATCACTCGGCCCCCGGCTCCTTCGCCAGCACCACGCTCCTCTTCGGCGGGCAGGTCGTCGTGATGCGGAAGTTCGACGCCGAGGAAGCGCTGCACCTGATCCACTCCCATCGCTGCACGAGCACGTTCATGGCGCCCACCCTGGTGAAGCGCATTGTGGACCTGCCCGCTGACGTCCGCGCGCGCTACGACGTGTCGTCGATGAAGGTACTCGTGGTGGCGGCCGCGCCCTGCCCCATGCGGGTCAAGGAGCAGGCGATGCAGTACTTCGGCCCGGTGTTCTACGAGTTCTACGGCTCCACCGAGCTCAGCGTGAACACGATCTTGCGGCCGGAGGACGTGCTGCGGAAGCCCGGGTCGTGCGGGCGCGTCGCGCCTGGCATCGAGCTCGCCATCCTCGACGACCAGGGGCAACCGGTCCCCGTCGGGGAGCCCGGCGAGCTCTACGTGCGCCGCTATGCCGGCGTCTTCGACGGCTACTACAAGAACCCCGGCGCCACCCGCGAGACCCAGCGAGGCGACTGGCTCTCCGTGGGCGACGTCGCCTACGTGGACGCCGAGGGCTTCTACTACATCTGCGACCGCAAGCGCGACATGATCATCTCGGGCGGCGTGAACATCTACCCCGCCGAGATCGAGGACGCCCTCCATCGCCATCCCGACGTCGAGGACGTGGCGGTGTTCGGCGTCCCCGACGACGAGTGGGGCGAGCGCGTCCACGCGGCGGTACAGCTCCGGACGGGCGCGCGGCTCTCCCCCGACGAGCTCATCCGCTTCGCGCGCGCGCACCTCGCCGACTACAAGGCGCCGCGCGAGGTCTCCTTCCACGCCCAGTTCCCCCGCGACGCCGCGGGCAAGCTGATCAAGCGCGTGCTCCGCGAGCCCTTCTGGGCCGGGCGCGCCACCCGCGTATGA
- a CDS encoding alpha/beta hydrolase codes for MPHLDRPDCRLYYETEGQGPALVFAHGLGGNHLSWWQQVPYFRERYTCVTFAHRGFPPSESGADTVGPFGFVDDLAALIDHLRLPDVRLVAQSMGGWTCLGYALREPSRVRALVMACTVGTVTHPDIDRVLAAPEYAAAQADLVRRNISPAAGATMEAEQPAHQYLYQAIGRLRVGLDMEATRKKLFAMRNTPASELAALTMPVLCISGEEDVLMPTPAIEALAKLMPRGRLARVPKSGHSVYFERPEIFNRLVGDFLREAGA; via the coding sequence ATGCCGCATCTCGACCGTCCCGACTGCCGCCTCTACTACGAGACCGAGGGCCAGGGCCCCGCGCTCGTCTTCGCCCACGGCCTCGGGGGCAATCACCTCTCGTGGTGGCAGCAGGTGCCCTACTTCCGCGAGCGCTACACCTGCGTCACGTTCGCCCACCGCGGCTTCCCGCCGTCCGAGTCGGGCGCGGACACCGTGGGGCCCTTCGGCTTCGTGGACGACCTGGCGGCGCTGATCGACCATCTGCGCCTGCCCGACGTGCGCCTGGTCGCCCAGTCCATGGGCGGCTGGACCTGCCTCGGCTACGCGCTGCGCGAGCCCTCGCGGGTGCGGGCGCTCGTGATGGCCTGCACGGTCGGCACGGTCACCCATCCCGACATCGACCGCGTGCTCGCGGCCCCCGAGTACGCGGCGGCGCAGGCGGACCTGGTGCGCCGCAACATCTCTCCCGCCGCGGGCGCGACGATGGAGGCCGAGCAGCCGGCGCATCAGTACCTCTACCAGGCGATCGGACGGCTGCGCGTGGGCCTCGACATGGAAGCCACGCGCAAAAAGCTCTTCGCCATGCGCAACACGCCCGCCTCTGAGCTGGCCGCGCTCACGATGCCCGTGCTCTGCATCTCGGGCGAGGAAGACGTCCTCATGCCCACTCCGGCCATCGAGGCCCTGGCCAAGCTCATGCCGCGCGGCCGGCTCGCGCGGGTGCCCAAGTCGGGCCACTCGGTGTACTTCGAGCGGCCGGAGATCTTCAACCGGCTGGTGGGCGACTTCCTGAGGGAAGCCGGCGCGTAG
- a CDS encoding alpha/beta fold hydrolase: MKAQAIETRRGIRCRVFEAGSGAPLVFFHGAGGLLRDNPFLDELAKRHHVLAPEWPGYGDSTGEELLEDMLDFALHGWDVVDALGLRQPHLLGYSMGGMIAAEMACLAPHDVGRLVLASAAGLWLDDHPIPDLFAALPFEIPGLLFADPAKGAAMLTGGLDLNDMEALKEFYIGNARRLGMAGKILFPIPNRRLSKRLYRLAAPTLVLWGAEDRLMPPVYARRWAELCPGATVEILPDAGHMLPYERPEAFASAVSRFLS; the protein is encoded by the coding sequence ATGAAAGCGCAGGCGATCGAGACCCGGCGGGGCATTCGCTGCCGCGTGTTCGAGGCGGGCAGTGGCGCGCCGCTGGTCTTCTTCCACGGCGCGGGGGGCCTCCTCCGCGACAATCCCTTCCTCGACGAGCTGGCGAAGCGCCACCACGTGCTCGCGCCGGAGTGGCCGGGCTACGGTGATTCCACCGGCGAGGAGCTGCTCGAGGACATGCTCGACTTCGCGCTGCACGGATGGGACGTGGTGGACGCCCTGGGACTGCGCCAGCCGCATCTTCTCGGTTACTCGATGGGCGGCATGATCGCCGCGGAGATGGCGTGCCTCGCCCCCCACGACGTGGGCCGGCTCGTGCTCGCCAGCGCGGCCGGACTCTGGCTGGACGACCACCCGATCCCCGACCTCTTCGCCGCGCTCCCCTTCGAAATCCCAGGGCTCCTCTTCGCGGATCCCGCGAAGGGCGCCGCGATGCTCACCGGCGGGCTCGATCTCAACGACATGGAGGCGCTCAAGGAGTTCTACATCGGCAACGCGCGCCGCCTCGGGATGGCGGGCAAGATCCTCTTCCCGATCCCGAACCGGCGTCTGTCCAAGCGCCTCTATCGCCTCGCCGCGCCCACCCTCGTCCTCTGGGGCGCCGAGGATCGCCTGATGCCGCCCGTCTATGCGCGGCGCTGGGCCGAGCTCTGCCCGGGCGCCACCGTCGAGATTCTCCCCGATGCCGGCCACATGCTGCCGTACGAGCGCCCCGAGGCCTTCGCGAGCGCGGTGAGCCGCTTCCTTTCCTAG
- a CDS encoding ABC transporter permease, with translation MKKYVFRRLLVAIPSLLIASLIVFTLPRLLPGDVVQLMLEEKAYGKDLDELRAKLGLDRPIYIQYWEWLGKVGRGDLGESLWTRRPVVEELLRRLPVSLELGLLALFFSILVALPIGVLAAVRQDTLSDYVARSLAILGLSVPGFWIATLVVLLPAIWWGWSPPIQFTEFSKDKWAHLSQFLLPAFILGIASAAAIMRLTRAMLLEVLRQDYVRTAWAKGLREGIVVVKHSLKNAIIPVVTVMGIQIAQILGGTVIFEQIFGLPGMGRFLFDAINQRDYPVIQGVNLIIVSVVVMMNLLVDAMYAILDPRIRY, from the coding sequence ATGAAAAAGTACGTCTTCCGCCGCCTCCTCGTCGCCATTCCGTCGCTGCTGATCGCGTCGCTGATCGTGTTCACGCTGCCCCGGCTGCTGCCCGGCGACGTGGTGCAGCTGATGCTCGAGGAGAAAGCCTACGGGAAGGACCTGGACGAGCTCCGCGCCAAGCTCGGGCTCGACCGGCCCATCTACATCCAGTACTGGGAGTGGCTGGGCAAGGTGGGCCGCGGGGACCTCGGTGAGAGTCTCTGGACCCGCCGCCCGGTGGTGGAGGAGCTCTTGCGCCGCCTCCCCGTGAGCCTCGAGCTGGGGCTGCTCGCGCTCTTCTTCTCGATCCTGGTCGCCCTGCCCATCGGCGTGCTCGCCGCGGTGCGGCAGGATACGCTGTCGGACTACGTCGCGCGGAGCCTCGCCATCCTCGGCCTCTCCGTGCCCGGGTTCTGGATCGCCACCCTCGTCGTCCTCCTCCCCGCGATCTGGTGGGGATGGAGCCCGCCCATCCAGTTCACCGAGTTCTCCAAGGACAAGTGGGCGCACCTCTCGCAGTTCCTGCTCCCCGCCTTCATCCTCGGCATCGCCTCCGCCGCCGCCATCATGCGCCTCACCCGCGCCATGCTGCTCGAGGTGCTGCGCCAGGACTATGTCCGCACGGCGTGGGCCAAGGGCCTCCGCGAGGGCATCGTCGTCGTGAAGCACAGCCTCAAGAACGCCATCATCCCCGTCGTCACCGTCATGGGCATCCAGATCGCGCAGATCCTCGGTGGCACGGTGATCTTCGAGCAGATCTTCGGCCTGCCCGGCATGGGTCGCTTCCTCTTCGACGCCATCAATCAGCGTGACTACCCGGTGATCCAGGGCGTGAACCTGATCATCGTGTCGGTGGTCGTGATGATGAACCTCCTCGTGGACGCCATGTACGCGATCCTCGACCCCCGCATCCGGTACTAG
- a CDS encoding ABC transporter permease, producing MADHVGALDAPRAIATPAARPNPLRLAWLFCRRKPLGAFGGLLVLLMIVMAVFANWIAPYSYDETIRGARMKAPGSQFWMGTDNLGRDIFSRVVYGARVSVSVGFGAVLLANFLATVIGITSGYFGGKYDICVQRVVDAWQSFPFLVVILSIMAVLGPGLLNVILALGVLGASAGSRVIRGATIGVIQNQYIEAARAVGAGHLRIMMRYVFPNVAATIIILATIGLGAAILAESALSFLGFGVPPPYPAWGAMLSGSGRSYMYTAPWMAIWPGAAISLAVFGFNMLGDALRDLLDPRLRGSGGGRLR from the coding sequence ATGGCCGATCACGTCGGCGCCCTCGACGCGCCCCGCGCCATCGCCACCCCGGCAGCGCGGCCGAACCCCCTGCGCCTGGCCTGGCTCTTCTGCCGCCGGAAGCCGCTGGGCGCCTTCGGGGGCCTTCTCGTCCTCCTCATGATCGTGATGGCGGTGTTCGCCAACTGGATCGCGCCCTACAGCTACGACGAGACCATCCGCGGCGCGCGCATGAAGGCGCCGGGCAGCCAGTTCTGGATGGGCACCGACAACCTCGGGCGCGACATCTTCAGCCGGGTCGTCTACGGGGCGCGGGTGTCGGTGAGCGTCGGCTTCGGCGCCGTGCTCCTCGCCAACTTCCTCGCCACCGTCATCGGGATCACCAGCGGCTACTTCGGGGGCAAGTACGACATCTGCGTGCAGCGCGTGGTGGACGCCTGGCAATCGTTCCCGTTCCTCGTGGTCATCCTGTCGATCATGGCGGTGCTGGGTCCGGGTCTCTTGAACGTGATCCTCGCCCTCGGCGTGCTGGGCGCCTCCGCGGGATCCCGCGTCATCCGGGGCGCCACCATCGGCGTCATCCAGAACCAGTACATCGAGGCCGCGCGCGCGGTGGGAGCCGGCCATCTGCGCATCATGATGCGCTACGTCTTCCCCAACGTGGCCGCGACCATCATCATTCTCGCCACCATCGGCCTCGGCGCGGCCATCCTCGCCGAATCGGCGCTCTCCTTCCTGGGCTTCGGGGTGCCGCCACCCTACCCGGCGTGGGGCGCGATGCTCTCCGGCTCCGGCCGTTCCTACATGTACACCGCGCCCTGGATGGCGATCTGGCCCGGCGCGGCGATCTCCCTTGCCGTGTTCGGGTTCAACATGCTGGGCGACGCCCTTCGCGACCTCCTCGACCCGCGCCTCCGCGGCTCCGGCGGCGGCCGCCTCCGCTAG